One genomic region from Pecten maximus chromosome 5, xPecMax1.1, whole genome shotgun sequence encodes:
- the LOC117327288 gene encoding membrane-bound transcription factor site-2 protease-like isoform X2, with product MLQTTWIAIILGVWSSMYLLDAFLKSHKSWSRNYIHFLDRTGLAISICQLRWYSTFLNRTFLRIGQWRPNFLKVWFTCGVVFGLLAMLLSMFLLTLLVINTFRKQPVEQQVLTPIMPGINLPASQVSYYLLTLLVCGILHEVGHAVAAVREQVRVNGFGLFLLIIYPGAYVDLYTDHLQVVSPIRQLRIYCAGVWHNFVIVIFSVIMLFLLPYVWIPLYTSGNAVAVTYVTQNSAVSGPRGLSVGDSITSISGCRVRNLDDWTSCIGASMRQSSLGHCMAIDLLKSLDTKDRNLSISGKSESMDCCNGTSNTHLCFKFHVKTSPENSSVEQVCIVWDSPRYRGVLEIWCRSLCRFAGFLLILLDHYFQ from the exons ATGCTACAAACGACATGGATCGCTATCATCCTAGGAGTTTGGTCCTCTATGTATTTACTGGACGCGTTTCTTAAG TCACACAAATCCTGGAGCAGAAACTACATTCACTTTTTGGATAGAACTGGGCTAGCTATCTCCATTTGCCAGCTACGATGGTACTCCACTTTCCTCAATCGTACATTTCTGCGTATTGGCCAATGGCGCCCCAATTTCCTGAAGGTGTGGTTCACTTGTGGTGTAGTGTTTGGACTCCTCGCCATGCTGCTGTCCATGTTTCTGCTAACTCTACTTGTCATCAACACCTTCCGGAAACAACCTGTAGAGCAACAGGTCCTTACTCCTATA ATGCCAGGGATAAACCTGCCGGCCAGCCAGGTATCATATTACCTACTGACCCTGCTGGTGTGTGGTATCCTCCACGAGGTCGGACATGCTGTGGCAGCTGTTAG GGAGCAGGTGCGTGTAAATGGGTTCGGCCTATTCTTGTTGATCATTTACCCTGGTGCCTACGTCGATTTGTACACCGATCACCTGCAGGTTGTCTCCCCTATACGGCAGCTCCGGATCTATTGTGCTGGGGTGTGGCATAACTTTGTGAtagtgatattttctgtgattatGTTATTTCTCCTACCCTATGTTTGGATACCTCTGTACACATCAGGCAATGCTGTGGCTGTTACTTATGTTACACAG AACTCAGCAGTGTCTGGTCCGCGCGGTCTCAGCGTGGGGGACTCCATCACCAGTATCAGTGGCTGTCGTGTACGTAACCTTGACGACTGGACCAGCTGCATTGGTGCGAGCATGCGGCAGTCATCACTGGGACACTGTATGGCCATCGACCTCTTAAAATCTCTAGACACCAAAGATCGAA atttATCCATATCTGGCAAGTCAGAATCAATGGACTGTTGTAATGGCACCAGTAATACTCATCTCTGTTTTAAATTCCATGTCAAAACCTCTCCAGAAAAT TCCTCTGTGGAACAGGTATGTATAGTGTGGGACAGTCCGAGGTACAGGGGTGTACTGGAAATCTGGTGTCGGTCTCTCTGTCGGTTTGCAGGATTTCTTCTTATTCTTCTTGATCACTATTTCCAGTGA
- the LOC117327290 gene encoding eukaryotic translation initiation factor 2 subunit 3, Y-linked-like, with amino-acid sequence MRLASDSMAAEDEGKEVKNLQPHLSKQDLNTLNIEKLTPLTLDVISRQATINIGTIGHVAHGKSTVVKAISGVQTVRFKNELERNITIKLGYANAKIYKCDNNACPRPSCYRSCGSSKEDVFPCDRSGCPGKFRVLRHVSFVDCPGHDILMATMLNGAAVMDAALLLIAGNESCPQPQTSEHLAAVEIMKLKHILILQNKIDLVKESQAKEQYEQILSFVKGTIAEGAPIIPISAQLKYNIDVICEYIVKKIPVPLRDFTSEPRLIVIRSFDVNKPGSEVDDLKGGVAGGSILKGVLKVGQEIEVRPGTVLKDQDGKLTCTPIFSRILSCFAEQNDLQYAVPGGLIGVGTKIDPMLCRADRMVGCVLGAVGALPDIYTELTISFFLLRRLLGVKMEGDKKGAKVQKLSKNEILMVNIGSLSTGGRVLAVKADLAKIGLTNPVCTEIGEKIALSRRVEKHWRLIGWGQIRQGRKGHAKQ; translated from the exons ATGCGGCTTGCATCAGACAGCATGGCAGCTGAAGACGAAGGAAAAGAAGTGAAAAATCTTCAACCACACTTATCAAAACAAGATTTGAATACTCTA AACATAGAGAAATTAACACCATTGACACTTGATGTGATCAGTCGACAGGCCACAATCAACATAG GCACCATTGGTCATGTGGCCCATGGGAAATCCACAGTAGTAAAAGCCATATCTGGTGTTCAG ACTGTTCGATTCAAGAATGAATTGGAAAGAAATATCACAATTAAGTTGGGATATGCCAATGCAAAG ATTTACAAATGTGACAACAATGCGTGTCCCCGCCCAAGCTGCTACCGGTCATGTGGCAGCTCAAAGGAAGATGTTTTCCCCTGTGACAGATCAGGATGTCCTGGGAAATTTAGGGTATTGAG ACAtgtatcatttgtagactgcCCAGGTCACGACATTCTTATGGCCACCATGTTGAACGGAGCAGCTGTTATGGATGCCGCTCTTCTTTTAATTG CTGGAAATGAATCGTGTCCCCAACCTCAGACATCAGAACATTTGGCAGCTGTAGAAATCATGAAGCTAAAGCACATCCTGATTTTACAAAACAAGATAGATCTGGTGAAAGAAAGCCAAGCTAAGGAACAATATGAACAGATTCTTTCCTTTGTCAAAG GTACGATAGCAGAAGGTGCTCCAATCATCCCTATATCAGCCCAGCTGAAGTACAACATTGATGTTATCTGTGaatatattgttaaaaagaTTCCTGTGCCTCTCAGAGACTTTACATCAGAACCCAGGCTTATAG ttaTCCGATCTTTTGACGTCAACAAACCAGGAAGTGAAGTTGATGACCTAAAAGGGGGTGTGGCAGGTGGAAGTATTCTAAAGGGAGTCCTTAAG GTTGGCCAGGAGATTGAAGTTCGACCTGGAACTGTATTAAAAGACCAGGATGGAAAGCTAACGTGTACACCTATATTCTCTAGAATATTGTCGTGTTTTGCTGAGCAGAACGACCTCCAGTATGCTGTACCAGGTGGATTGATTG GTGTTGGTACCAAGATTGACCCCATGTTGTGCCGAGCTGATCGTATGGTTGGATGTGTGCTGGGAGCAGTTGGTGCTTTGCCAGACATCTACACAGAACTCACAATATCATTTTTCTTGCTGAGGCGTCTGTTGGGGGTGAAAATGGAGGGCGACAAGAAGGGAGCAAAG GTGCAAAAATTGTCTAAGAATGAGATTTTGATGGTGAACATCGGATCATTGTCAACGGGCGGCAGAGTGTTAGCAGTGAAGGCTGATTTAGCCAAGATTGGATTAACCAACCCTGTCTGTACAGAGATAGGAGAAAAAATTGCTCTCAGCAGGAGAGTAGAGAAACACTGGAG GTTGATTGGCTGGGGTCAGATTCGTCAAGGGCGTAAAGGTCACGCCAAACAGTAA